GTTTGGGGTGGCAATGGAGCGGCGCTCCTTTACCAGGGCTGACTTTATTAACCGCCATAGTGAAGCCATGTTCTCCACTGATCGCAGGGGTAGTTCTTCCCGCACGACCAATCAGCGCATACCCTTGGGTGCCATCAGGTTTGTAGTTCTTGATAAAGCTCGCGTAGTCGATCGGCTTGAGATCCCCAAAGCGCGCAACACGAGCATCGTGCTCTTCTTGTGATACTTGAGTGCTCATACGTCCTCCTTTGTTTTTCTCGTCGACCTTTTGCTTGCGTCGTACCACCCTCGTTGACAGAGTGCAAGGTTCGTACAACTCATCCTACAGCGGTTTGCATGTGCTTGACGAGACGCAGAGTGTAGGCCGGAATAAGCGAAGCGTTTCCGGCGGATCAGGCTGCAGACGGTTTTCGCACGGAGGATGCTTATGATTCCCTTGGCGCTTTCTCGCCCCGCAGTATGCGGGGCAAGCGCTGAACCGCAGTGGCGAAGTTCATCACTTCCACTCCTCGCTCATGCCAACTCCGAGAGCCGGTATACAAGAGAAAAGCCTTCGCCTGTGGATAGTCCGCGAGAAACACACGAAGTCCTTGGAAATCTTCGTCACGCACCCGGGCGGAATGTTTCACTTCGATAGCTAATAAGCCGCGCTCGCCATACAAGACAAAGTCCACTTCGACATTGGTCGCCGTGCGCCAGAAAAAAATCTGATAGCCTAACTCGTAGTAATCGTTTAGCGCACGGAGATGCTGAAGGAGCAGTGTCTCCAATGCCGGCCCGGCAATTTCCGACTCGGCATCGAGCGGTCCGCGCGGACGGAGGATATTGAACACCCCCGCATCGAATAGGAAAAACTTCGGATGCGTGCTCACTCGCCGTTTGGCACGACGAGAGAACACAGGGATACGTACGGCCAGCAGCAGGTCCTCCAGGGTCGTGAAGTAGTCTTCCACTACTTTCCGCTCGACACCACACTCTCGTGCGACACCGGTCATGTTGAGAACCGCCGCTTGCGAGAACGAGGCCGCTTCCAAGAAGCGGGTAAATGCGCCAAGGTTGCGCAGG
This Deltaproteobacteria bacterium DNA region includes the following protein-coding sequences:
- a CDS encoding cupin domain-containing protein codes for the protein MSTQVSQEEHDARVARFGDLKPIDYASFIKNYKPDGTQGYALIGRAGRTTPAISGEHGFTMAVNKVSPGKGAPLHCHPKPEVFVVLSGTCSFFWGNKGENEVTLSQWDTISFPAGTMEGFRNVGNEEATLLVVLSGSEIGEVTFEKR
- a CDS encoding ATP-binding protein yields the protein MYSRLLDVQRQKSFFLFGPRGVGKTAWLKQTFPEGLYLDLLDSELHLRLVASPRRLDDLIPRGFSGWVILDEVQRVPEILNEVHRLIESRRLRFILTGSSARKLRRRGVNLLAGRALTRFMHPLTATELGNDFQLKHSLQFGCLPVVYTEPNPKAYLSSYVTTYLREEVQQEGLLRNLGAFTRFLEAASFSQAAVLNMTGVARECGVERKVVEDYFTTLEDLLLAVRIPVFSRRAKRRVSTHPKFFLFDAGVFNILRPRGPLDAESEIAGPALETLLLQHLRALNDYYELGYQIFFWRTATNVEVDFVLYGERGLLAIEVKHSARVRDEDFQGLRVFLADYPQAKAFLLYTGSRSWHERGVEVMNFATAVQRLPRILRGEKAPRES